The proteins below are encoded in one region of Loxodonta africana isolate mLoxAfr1 chromosome 5, mLoxAfr1.hap2, whole genome shotgun sequence:
- the LOC104846269 gene encoding LOW QUALITY PROTEIN: fibrinogen silencer-binding protein (The sequence of the model RefSeq protein was modified relative to this genomic sequence to represent the inferred CDS: inserted 3 bases in 2 codons; deleted 2 bases in 2 codons; substituted 1 base at 1 genomic stop codon) has translation MLDHQPVAVTMELKQEDVKPPPPLALCSQQSDTFEQREKHELVHVMERSSLLPSLSSVDMRITLSPSSILRRVEFFWQESGEHFRSLLGYDPQILQMLKEGHQIILVNQKXFGFSLQEKRDXLKRRQQLQEELLRAKXVEGLKAIRLRHGLPEYNGLSIFFLNLAI, from the exons ATGTTGGATCACCAACCCGTTGCTGTTACAATGGAGCTGAAGCAAGAAGACGTTAAACCACCTCCTCCACTGGCTTTATGTTCTCAACAGAGTGACACTTTTGAGCAAAGAGAAAAACATGAATTAGTACATGTTATGGAAAGATCA TCTTTGTTGCCATCTCTGTCCTCTGTTGACATGAGAATAACATTGTCTCCATCTTCTATTCTAAGGAGAGTTGAATTTTTTTGGCAAGAGAGTGGAGAACACTTTAGATCACTATTAGGGTATGATCCTCAGATTCTGCAAATGCTGAAAGAGGGGCATCAGATAATTTTAGTAAATCAAA AATTTGGATTCTCTCTTCAGGAGAAGAGGGATTGATTGAAAAGAAGGCAACAGCTACAGGAAGAACTCCTAAGAGCAAA AGTGGAAGGGCTGAAAGCAATTCGCTTA CGGCACGGTCTGCCGGAATATAATggtctctcaattttttttttgaatcttgcaatttaa